In Pyrus communis chromosome 15, drPyrComm1.1, whole genome shotgun sequence, the genomic stretch AAATCAAACTGAATCAATATTACCAgatttataagtgaaaagagAAAAACTACTTATTTCTACATAGTACGCGGTACATACATCTACCAAGTTTGTTTAGCTCTTCAATCACCCAATGTAAACAAACCGATAATCAACCGTACGCCCCTGCTAACAATCAAGTTGCTTTTCTGAAAATCTGCAAGCCCCAACAGAAACCATGCTCATGCGTCTCCGCTAACTAGAACAAACAATGGTTTCTCCGCCAATCGTTCCCGACCCTGAAACAATCCATATAAGCACATCAGTAGTGCattaaatgtaccaaaaaatgCAACAAAATCCAGATTCCGTCTTCAACATCAACTAATCAAGGGAGTTTTAATGTCATACCTTTAGTTCTGGTAATTCAATTACACAGGCACACTCAACGACATGCACCCCTACACGCTctgcaattaaaaaaaaataaaaaagcaaacaTTTGAGTTGTGCAAGGCCATAAGCATTCAGACGTAAAGTTTGTGGTTTGACAAACTACCAAGTAGCCTGATGGCAGCACCCAAGGTTCCCCCAGTTGCAATGAGGTCATCTATGATCAAGGCACGTTCACCTGCTTCCACAGCTCCCACGTGCATCTCCATAGTATCTGTTCCATACTCCAAAGAGTACTCTTCAGAAATAACCTTCCCTGCAGAACCATAAACATATTAGATTACATGCCATCTTGAGAATTATATTTATCGAAAGCACATGATACTTGATGGGTGAATAAAATGTCAAATAATATTAGCACACCCAGAACCACACTGTTTATGATTTCTTAACCAATTGGTGGTTAGGAAAAGCCACAAGATACAATAACACTACTTACTCATGCAAAGGAGCAAACTTTCTGAAGGAATAAAGATATTTAACCCAGCACTCGTTATTTATTCGTTGTGATATATTTAAAGCAACAGTGAGTTTTGGCATCTATGTATTTGCTATCGGATTAACTTTCACTCTTTCTACCATTTCCTATTCCAAAGTCACAACAGCAAAATTAGTGTAATTAGACTGAAAATCATAATGTGAATGTCTGATTTTGACTTAATTTATGCGCCATGAGGGGATTAATCTTCTTGTATTATCAAGAGTGCAAAATCACAATTCAAGGGCAAAAACACTCATTCCTAGTACTCAGAATTCTCAACATAACTGGGTATAGCACTATGTCTAACATATGACTAAAAAAACTAGACTGTAATTGGACGAGTTAACATTTGCATTGTAACGAAAGATGTACAGATGATCAATCCATCCTGTGAGTAAAATAACATTCAAGTTGTATTTAACGAGATTGGGTAAAAAGTAAATTATCCTAATTCTCCCAGTAAGCCAGTCACTAACCAATGATTCCCTCGAATCCCACCTACGGAGAAACTTCTCAAAGCTCAAAATTTTATGTAGTATAagaggaggaaaagaaaaaaggtgtgATATATTACCAGGCAACTTCTTTGGTTTCCTCATGGGCACAAATTTTGCCCCAATGGCCAAGGCAATAGGAGGGCCAAATATAAACCCTCTAGCTTCAACACCTGCATTATGTCATAATAAAACTTCAGACCATAAACATACCCCCAATGTTTAGTATATACAACTAAACAGCCACTGAATCAGTAAGAACGCCAGAATGCTGAAGACTATGCTCTGGATACGGTTTGATTCCAAAAACCGACTAAATTTGCAGATATATGACATACTTATCCATAAAAGTTTATCTCATAAGTGACCAACATAGGTGGCGCGCAACTAAACAGCCGTTAAAATTTCGTGAACAAACGAATTCAGGATAAACTGGCTAAAAGTGAGAGCATGTATTGAATTACCTGCAACAACAGAGATTTCTTTGTCCTTGTACCtctcaacaaacaaatcaatgGTGTCCTTGAAAGCCTTGGTATCCAGGAGCAATGTAGTAATATCTTGGAACAAAATCCCTGCCATAAAAAGTAAAGCCAAGcacaactcacaaaacctcCATTCGAGACCAGAAATCAAGTAAAACCCAAAATCACAAATCGAATCGAACCCAACAAGGAAAAAACacattgtgtgtgtgtatgtatatatatatatatataaagtaccTGGCTTGGGGAAGTCTGGTATGACCCTGATAGCAGATGAAATTCTAGCAAGGCGAGGATCCCTACTGTCTTCCGCTGCCATTGCTTCAACTTTCAGCGCTTCACTCTTACTCACTAACCACACAAGGGAAAAAACAGAGGCCCAGAAACTATAGTCAcaatcttgcattttttttgttttatatgagaaaaataaataaaaatatccaCCAACcccataaaatttatttttcagaTGACCAAATTACTCATTGCTTGacgtaaaaaggaaaaaaaattggaaaatttctGAAATTTCTGAGAAATTACGATGCTTTAAAGCTTAGCGATCTACCCTTCATCACAACAAGACCGACAATTAACATGCAAAAATGTACATTTTATAATTCATCGACAGATTCAGGGCTGAGGATTTGCAGGGTTTATAACTTTACCAGAGCAGCGCGCGGGAGGGCGAGCGGATCTGTAATTTGGGAAACGAATGGAGGGCAGCGCGGCGGCGGAGGACGAAGTTCTAGCTGCGGGAGGGCGGAAGGCGACTGCGTGTGAGAAAGTGAAGGAATTTGACGAGAAAAGAAATGAGGTGCTTTGAAACATCATTACAATttggggtggttcggtatgggatagcAAACCAAAACTTAATGTCGATTctcaaaccgaaatttttggtattttcaatttcaagatcaatttcaaatcaaattttttgGAATCCCGAAATAGTTTCGGTATTTCGAGAcaatcgggaatcccgaaatatttatGGGCTTTTCGGCTATAATATTTGGCTGGGAAGTGAGCATTATATGAACTCCACAGGAATTGAAATAACATACATGAGGACCtaatcaaagaaaataattgtTCTGAAATGCAATATGCCACAAGAAATGCAACTTTGTAAGGATTGTGAAAGCAGCAAAGCACCACCTACTAGAGGAATGACAACTTCATTGTATTAGTGTAGTCTTCTTCCATCCCCAACATAATCGACCCATAGACTTCAAATTTTATACGTTCATAGACAAGCAACCACTTATAACTCAAGAGGCTTAAATACAGAAGGTTCACAAGGACCAATAAGCGCAAACCATACACTATTTGACAACTCTGCCAACATCTTCTACAACATTCTAAAAGTTCAGGTCACTCTTTTCCAGTCTAGCCCATTGGCATCACAAATGTAGGAGACAAACAATTCTAATCCATATGCCTATATCAATGTTTCCTGATTACTTTATCCCAAGCaatgaacaaaatatattacgactAGGTTAAAAGAACAGACATCGAACATAAGTTCTAATCCATAAGTTCCTGATTACTTCATCTGAGAAATTTACCTGTTGGTAAATAAAACTCCTGCACAAAAGCTGCAGAAGCAAAGCAAAAAAGCCCAGTTCTTTCGGACCTTCACCAATCTATAAAAACCCAAGAACCATTAAATCAGTTAAATAGAATTTGTGAAaccaaacaaaccctaattgaaaattaaatttcaaaaaccctaaaattacaaaccctaatctagaattcataaattaaatttcacaaaccctaaattaattccCTTATTTATTTACCTGTGTCTGAATCTGAGAGAGAAAATCACACGAGAAAGTCAGAGACTTCTGAGAAAGAGAATCGCGAGAAAGAGTCAAGATAGAGAGAATCGCGAGAAAGAGTAAAGATAGAGAGAATCGCGAGAGAGAGACCGATGGTGGCTGTGGCTTTGTGTCGTGAAGGAAGGGTCCACCGTCGGAGAGAGAGTGGTGGTGGGCCGGTGATTAGCTGGCCGAAATTGGATTTGAGACAGAGAGAAGGAGGAGAGGGCTCTCTCGGTGGCTGAGGCGCTGAGCTGAGAGATTGCGTCTGAGTGAGTAAGAAATGAAATCGAAAGTTCGAAACGACACTCGAGTCCTCGACGGGGAGAAGGCATAACAAGGAATGGACGACATAGATTAATTTGAAACAATCCAACAGTTCAAATTAACTCTaactataattaaaaataataatatatattattatctgtgtaaatatatataataataataattaaaaatatatattttcgaTTCAGTATGGGAATACCGAGATATTGGGAAGACAATCCTgattcccataccgaaatttcggtATTTTTTCAGGATAGCATACCGAAAATTTTGGGAAATTCGATTTGGGACATTTTTGGTTTAGGATCGGtatttttttcggtttggttagggatttttgggaattttttcacCACTAATAACAACACAGCAATGGGCCCATCAACTCTCTCAGGTCAGAAACCCAAGAGGCAGTCGCGAGCTTTTCGGTTGGACTCCCAAATTTGACACAAGTCCTATGGGCATATTGATattaagagaaatgctaagaaaagaaagtgaaattttctataaattttatgttatttcgtatttttaacataatattttataatgttgatatgGAAATTGACATTAAACTATGAGATGACAAATAGTATATAACGAGCCTCACTTTTAAAGTTATTGGAACCAGCCTCACTTTTAAAGTTAttagaaccaatccttagtaaaactTTGAAGGAGAGTTCTCCTAACATGTCCGTTGGTGGCATATTGAGGAAGATTCGAAGGCTTTGCTTCTCAAGATCAATGAAACTTTGGTTGCCCACACGCGTTGCCAAGATAATGGTATTGCATGATGTCTGACATGCTATACTCTTCGCAACGACTCTAAATTATGTTCCTGATTCGAGGAACCACCCGATTTCCttttgaatttgttattatctGAATGTAATTGATTATGGCAATAGGTGAGATGCAGATGCAATGGGTTTCGATCAACaaattttggattgaattgtaATTACATCATAGCCAACCCACAAGTACAACTGAGTAGGCCCATATGGCCCAACTTAAGGGACGACTGGCGTAAATGAAAGATAAGGATGAAAGGGCTCAGTATATGCCGCCTATGTAAGTACTGATTTGCTATTGagttgcttttataaaaagtgagtaTCAAAAAAGgctaaatttaaaaatgtgtttggtaaacacttaaaaacagcttattttcacaattctgggtgaaaaaaaaaagttgaaaacatgaaacagcaaaaatgagcttattctcatagcatagcaaaagcagttttttttttttttttcaaaacacagcaataccaaactagccctaagtGTATTAAAACACGTCAACATATCTCAAAAAAGCCCCTTCCTAACTTCTTCCACATATAAACCCACTATCACATGCTTCCAAACACACCACCAAAACCATCACAAAGTGGGCCAGTATTTGAAAACGAGTTTCAGGCTCGTATTTCAAATTACACGTTTTGGGTTTAGTTTCTAGCACAGGTAGATTAAACGACTGTAGTTAGGAGAAGGCTGAAATGTATCTGAGTCTTTCTAATCCCCTACAAGAGTGGATTGTTGTAACAAAGCCACCAGCTATGCCTCATTTAAAGGGAATAAAAAGCATCCCACCACTTTTCTcatcacattttctgttttcttcTACTGGTGATCACTAGAAGTTTCCCctattaagattttttttaaaccacTCAGTTTGTTGTAGGAGGTTTTCTGTCGATCTCAAGTACATAACAGTAACGATGTATATATTTGTGATAACTTCACTATTTAGCAATATCGTAACTTATTGCGGCGCTATGAGTGCATCGTAGACgtttttgtaaatttagtctgTTTACCAATAAAACTTCAAGCTTTTGACATGAAAATATATGGGCTGCGTGCTATGCCAAACGACATCGTAGGTAAGCAGTGACTTCACCTTGCGACATGGACCTATTCACTACTTAAACACTTATCTTTTCATGCCCAGCTGGCTCTAttcgtttcttcttctttttttttccgttttttctgttttgttttagaTAATTGTTTAAACAAGTGATTAACCACATATTAACTGATGTTCTTATGTCTggctttaaaaaaataaatataattaataattctTAAATAATTGCTAAACAACATCTACTTTTGGGGTGTCCCTGTATGTATGGTAGCTTAGCAACATCCGAAATGCAAAACACGATTTGAATGACATATGTCATCGTCCCCAACTCCGGAGAAATATGTATTTAACACCGGAAATTATTATTAATCtcatttatattataacacgtgatTATAGTTTTATATATTAGAAAACTCTTTTTTCATCTCTATTGTAACAGACCAATTAGTTATACCGCACTTCAGGACGGTGCTCAACGGTTTCTTCCTAACTCATGGGTGTCAAGGGACTCTTTACTTGTACGTGtacttttatctttttttataatGCCAAACTCTACGTCTTTGGTCTACTCTTACTCATCATTCTACTCACCTTAATCGTTAATCTAATCCTAGTAACTAATCCCACTTCTTGTTAGCCACAAAGCAACTtattaatcattttgttttaattagactTAAGAGGAAATTTAGATAAACTCAAAGGGTAGGCCAGTCCTCTCTCTGTTGAGTGTCctcattttttaagaaaaattaacgaaaataacaaaataaaggtgtaagtgttcttattttttaagaaaaactaacgaaaatgaaaaaataaaggtATAAGTGAATAGTATATGAAGTgacttttcaaaataaaaatatcattttcgttaaaagtgaacaatgcAATGCCGAAAGTATTTCATTAAGATTCTCTATTTTTTAGTGCAGTTGGCAAAAGGCAGCAACCTTCCGGGTCTTTAAGTATTAGGCCACATGGCAGACTGAATCCTACACACCTCCACCTAAAACTCTTAGGCGATAAGGCATTTATTTCTTTTAAGGCTGATGCTATCTATACCTTTATTTTActtctttcatatttttttgttaatttctgttgtttgattttttttaattcattcgatcaacACAGTCAAAAGTGTGAATAACACCACCCTTCCTTCAAGTAAGAAATTCACACTACTCTTAACGTTTGATTATTCACGTATTCATCAAAATATAACCCCACATAACAAGACCAAAATAACTAACATCTCTTGACCATGTTGTTCTAAATTATAGTATCTGTGACGAATTGTTCTAGCGATGCGATATTTCCTTTAGCACACTCTGTTTCAAGTACAAATGATCTCCGCTTCTCCATTTAGTTTAATGTAATATTAATTGTGATATTAACCCTTCACTAGGTCAGTAATCCAGATGCTTTGCAGATGTTCTTGTTGCTTTCTAGCAAGCGCGAGAGCCAACCATCCCAGAAAAGCCGTCTAAATGGAGGAGTCAAATTCAAACATAATCAAAAGGTCCTTCCACAAAGTACAAGTGGGCGACACAAAATATATTCCAGGTCAACATAAAATTTGTGATACGAACGACGAATTAGAAAACTGTTGAGTGTTGAGTTAGTACACGACAATTTATGGGTCTTTTGTGCAATTAACTTAGCAAGTAGTTTAGGATATTGTGGCTGCTAAAACGTGTACATTGAATTAGAAAGCAGGATTTGACATACAGATTTACTAGTTTGTACTTTAAAATAGAGGCCGATGAAGTTGAAACACACAAACAAGAGAGTAAGTGATATATACGATGAAGTACCTTAACAACGTATAAAATTAAATGTGACGAGTCACTTAAATTTACATGATCGTTagtaaaattgttttttattttattcaagatTGCTAAGTGGAATATCACACTATCAAACTATATCGGACAATCATGCCACGCCATCTAGTTATTCTTACATCCAAGACATAAAAGAACTTACAAATGATACTAACACTACGTATTCGGGCGCCATTCACTCACTTACGATCCAACTTAATGACTCTCGGCTTGACAACTACGTGGTACCGACGTCCAATTAAGAAGGCCTCTCATAAAGTGAACCAAATTTAACTTAATTCTTGAACCAAAATAATGCGGTAGTAATTAGAGACTGTCTCAAAGTGGACTAACCGTCACCTcatagtttaacgtcaattctcgtgccaacattataaaacgaGAAATACCAAGGATACTCTCTAAAAGTGAGATTCCCATGAACTCTATGCCACCTCATGgtttttgacataatattttataatattagcatgAGAAGGgacgttaaactgtgagatgGCAGAGAATCCATGTAGAGCCCAACTTTGAAAGAGTGTCTTAAGCATTTCTCTTAGAAAACAATGTGCCAAAAATATAAGATGATAAATATTTTATGTTAATGCGCACATGAGAGAATTTCATTTATATGATTCTAGTGTGCTCATTAGGTGATTGAGAAAATTAATGCGCACATGAAATACCAATCAAAGTTTAATGCTTCACAAACCACAGGCTAATTAAAGTAATGTGATATAAGAATTTTTGTAGTAATCAGATTACAAACCCCAATTAAAGGCAAAGATTTCCCCAACATTTACAAATGGGGTGCCTAAAATTAGGCATGCACAAAAGACCCCTCATCCGCAGTCTCTGTGCACCACTAGTTAAACACAGTCAATCTCCACCACACTAACTAAACACCCCACGGGATTAGGCCTTAATCACCCCTAATTAAGCAATGACGGTGGTGCTTTGACTG encodes the following:
- the LOC137717270 gene encoding adenine phosphoribosyltransferase 1, chloroplastic isoform X2, producing the protein MAAEDSRDPRLARISSAIRVIPDFPKPGILFQDITTLLLDTKAFKDTIDLFVERYKDKEISVVAGVEARGFIFGPPIALAIGAKFVPMRKPKKLPGKVISEEYSLEYGTDTMEMHVGAVEAGERALIIDDLIATGGTLGAAIRLLERVGVHVVECACVIELPELKGRERLAEKPLFVLVSGDA
- the LOC137717270 gene encoding adenine phosphoribosyltransferase 1 isoform X1 yields the protein MMFQSTSFLFSSNSFTFSHAVAFRPPAARTSSSAAALPSIRFPNYRSARPPARCSVSKSEALKVEAMAAEDSRDPRLARISSAIRVIPDFPKPGILFQDITTLLLDTKAFKDTIDLFVERYKDKEISVVAGVEARGFIFGPPIALAIGAKFVPMRKPKKLPGKVISEEYSLEYGTDTMEMHVGAVEAGERALIIDDLIATGGTLGAAIRLLERVGVHVVECACVIELPELKGRERLAEKPLFVLVSGDA